In the genome of Ignavibacteriales bacterium, one region contains:
- a CDS encoding HlyC/CorC family transporter: protein MDTTLLIIFFVIDLIAIAMLSASEVAIASFGANKIEEMEERGEKLTVSFKKIQANPEAFFGTLQVSTTLLHLINVVITFLLAGYYSETFLSDYGIGLINQLLITFFISISISSFFILTCGILIPKALGFKYSDSIGRKSVKTLLLLSALMYLPVKYVTFVSNLFLMLFRERTNFSQSRLSEDEIRIILSEGVKSGAIDKTEHEIINNIFEFTDLRANEVMIPRTDMIAIDISEQNENLVNEVLKSGHSVIPAFEETSDNIVGSIHTKDLMKVILSKDEIDFKKLIRPVYFIPETKLISEILKEMQKRGERLAIVTDEYGGTEGVITMEDIIEEIVGKLGDNTKSELPEYNRLKTGEYYVLGSMFIEDFNEVFNINLPESDEYNTVSGFVAYRSGRILNPGDKLEFEELNFELIKKLRQKMVQFKVYSTTKNFSESVKE, encoded by the coding sequence ATGGATACAACCCTGCTTATAATATTTTTTGTAATTGATCTTATTGCCATAGCAATGTTATCGGCATCTGAAGTTGCCATTGCATCATTCGGTGCAAATAAAATTGAAGAAATGGAAGAGAGGGGAGAAAAGTTAACAGTTTCATTCAAAAAAATTCAGGCAAACCCCGAAGCATTTTTCGGAACGCTTCAGGTAAGTACAACACTGCTTCATCTTATCAATGTTGTTATAACTTTTTTGTTAGCGGGATATTATTCTGAAACATTTCTATCTGATTACGGTATAGGATTAATAAACCAATTGCTTATAACCTTTTTTATTTCGATTTCAATTTCATCATTTTTTATTCTTACCTGTGGAATACTGATCCCTAAAGCGCTTGGATTTAAATACTCAGATAGTATAGGAAGAAAATCAGTAAAAACCCTTCTGCTATTATCTGCTTTAATGTACCTGCCTGTAAAGTATGTAACCTTTGTGAGTAATTTATTTTTGATGTTGTTCCGTGAAAGAACAAATTTTTCACAATCAAGACTTTCAGAAGATGAAATACGGATTATTTTATCCGAAGGAGTTAAGTCCGGGGCAATAGATAAAACAGAACATGAAATCATTAACAATATTTTTGAGTTCACTGATCTGCGTGCTAATGAAGTTATGATACCTCGCACAGATATGATAGCGATTGATATTTCTGAGCAAAATGAAAATCTTGTAAATGAAGTTCTTAAATCCGGTCACTCTGTGATTCCTGCATTTGAAGAAACAAGCGATAATATCGTGGGTTCAATTCACACAAAAGATCTGATGAAAGTAATTTTGAGTAAAGACGAAATCGATTTTAAAAAATTAATTCGCCCTGTATATTTTATTCCGGAAACAAAACTGATATCTGAGATACTGAAAGAGATGCAAAAGCGTGGTGAACGTCTTGCAATTGTTACAGATGAATACGGCGGTACAGAAGGAGTAATAACAATGGAAGATATCATCGAAGAAATTGTAGGCAAGCTAGGTGATAATACAAAATCAGAACTACCAGAATATAATAGACTAAAAACCGGCGAATACTATGTGTTGGGATCAATGTTCATAGAAGATTTCAATGAAGTATTTAATATTAACCTGCCTGAATCTGATGAGTATAATACTGTTTCCGGTTTTGTTGCTTATCGAAGCGGCAGGATACTTAATCCTGGTGATAAACTTGAATTCGAAGAACTAAATTTTGAACTGATAAAAAAATTGAGGCAGAAGATGGTTCAATTTAAAGTTTACTCAACCACAAAAAATTTTAGCGAGAGTGTAAAGGAATAA
- a CDS encoding DUF971 domain-containing protein, with protein MKPIQIKIEEKKILIIKWDESLQSKISLKYLRDECPCAGCKGETILLHTYRPPKPTMFSPEMYLIKNIEVVGDYAVQITWKDGHNTGIYTWDYLRQLEKDQDDNKNQNYDTLL; from the coding sequence GTGAAACCTATACAGATAAAAATTGAAGAAAAAAAAATTCTTATCATTAAATGGGATGAGAGTTTACAATCGAAAATATCTTTAAAATACCTTAGGGACGAATGTCCCTGCGCCGGTTGTAAAGGTGAAACAATTTTATTACACACATACCGCCCGCCTAAGCCGACTATGTTTTCACCGGAAATGTACCTGATAAAAAATATTGAAGTCGTTGGTGATTACGCAGTGCAAATAACATGGAAAGATGGTCACAATACCGGAATTTATACCTGGGATTATCTTCGTCAGCTTGAGAAAGACCAGGATGACAACAAGAATCAAAACTATGATACTTTACTTTGA
- a CDS encoding RNA methyltransferase has product MLTNNEIKYYSSLLQKKFRQQEKKFIFEGLKIVEEGLNSDFKCEVVLLTHAFVESNHEILSSLSKKKIRAEVLKEEQFRKLSDTESPQGIAAVFNFFKPDYSSDKILKENLIIYLDNISDPGNLGTIIRTADWFGVKIILLSPDCVELYNPKVIRASMGSIFHLDIIEDFRIPKLKSLSEKFKIILTDTFGKNLYEVNFPENKILVFSNEGNGPSLEIQEIAYERITIPKYGNAESLNVASAAAVVLSQILGTN; this is encoded by the coding sequence ATGCTAACAAATAATGAAATTAAATATTATTCATCACTGCTTCAGAAAAAATTCCGGCAGCAGGAAAAAAAATTTATTTTTGAAGGATTAAAAATCGTTGAAGAAGGACTGAACTCTGATTTCAAATGTGAGGTTGTTTTACTGACACATGCTTTTGTTGAAAGTAATCATGAAATTTTATCCTCACTTTCAAAAAAGAAAATTCGCGCAGAAGTTTTAAAAGAAGAACAATTCAGGAAACTTTCTGATACTGAATCCCCGCAAGGGATAGCTGCTGTATTTAATTTTTTCAAGCCTGATTATTCATCAGATAAAATCCTAAAAGAGAACTTAATTATTTACCTTGATAACATTTCAGATCCCGGCAACCTGGGAACAATTATTCGTACAGCAGATTGGTTTGGTGTAAAAATTATTTTATTAAGCCCGGATTGCGTTGAACTTTATAATCCAAAAGTTATAAGAGCAAGCATGGGTTCAATTTTCCATCTGGATATAATAGAAGATTTTAGAATACCCAAATTAAAATCACTTTCAGAAAAATTTAAAATTATCCTGACTGACACCTTCGGAAAGAACTTATATGAGGTCAATTTTCCCGAGAATAAAATCTTAGTATTCAGCAATGAGGGAAACGGACCTTCACTCGAAATTCAGGAAATTGCTTATGAAAGAATAACTATACCAAAGTACGGTAACGCCGAATCATTAAATGTTGCAAGTGCCGCAGCGGTAGTGCTGAGTCAAATATTGGGTACGAACTGA